In the genome of Carya illinoinensis cultivar Pawnee chromosome 13, C.illinoinensisPawnee_v1, whole genome shotgun sequence, the window aaatttgagattttaaGATTAAGGAGAGGTTGTGATCCATTTTTCCTATTCGTACAACAAGGTTACAATGATTTTAGATTAtggacataagtaattagagtTGTGTGGTCAGTCTGATATGTTACCCATTCCTCATCTAAGAGGCTTTATTGTAGTAAATCAAGACTGAAATGGTGTGCTTACTTCTGAATGGGACTTAGATTGAGGCCATTTAGTCCTTTTGTCCAACAGCATTCTCAGCACAGATTTCAACCCATCTTCCCTTCCCAGTCATCTGTCCACTGTTTGTTTgcctatgttttttttttttaattgtgttGGGATGCATACTGCCCGTTTGTGTGTTAGAAATGTGGTGATACTTATCTTCTTTCATTTCAGGCACTCGATATGGTGCTAGTCTGAGGAAGCAGATTAAGAAAATGGAAGTTAGTCAACACAGTAAATACTTCTGTGAGTTCTGCGGGAAGGTAACTCCCCTCATCCTTCTTTCTTGTCATTTAGTGACTAACGTGCAATCATTGAAATGAGTGGTGTTCTTTTGTAGTTTGCAGTGAAGAGGAAGGCTGTAGGAATCTGGGGTTGCAAGGATTGTGGAAAAGTGAAAGCAGGAGGTGCATATACATTGAAGTAAGGATTTTTCATTAAGTTTGTCCGGCGTATACAAACATTTTATAGTTGAGGGCTCTAATTACTCTTTTTTGCTTGAACTCAACAGCACTGCTAGTGCCGTGACTGTTAGGAGCACCATCCGGAGGCTTAGGGAGCAGACCGAGAGCTGAAACTGAATATCACATGTTCGTCTTTAATTTTGACATTATTAATCTGAATGTAGTTGAGGGATGTCTGAACAAAAGTGGAGtatctgttttgttttatatttgattaaatGTCTTGTTTGGGAGATACAGACTAAGCAGATTCAGCTTGAGCTGGGTTACGCGGTTTATCATTAGTGCTTCGTTTACAACATGCAGTTTTAGTTTTCCTTTTCTAGCTGGCATTGCAGTGCATAACATATGAAATGGAGGTTGATGTGCGATCGCATTTTACTTTATAAGCAAAAAACGTCAGGCACCTATGAACAGAAATGGGGTTTTATGCTTCCCTGTTCTGTTTGTCTCAATTATAACGGTATTTGTCTCAATTATATTATGTTTGTCTCAAAAGTGACTGCAAtcgaatttttgttttgataaaacATATTTTGATTCTTTTAGAGCTCTAGCCGATATTGCAAGACTTAATGCCTTGTTTGttcaactaaaattaaaaatctcatctcatcttaatttatcattacaatttttttaaattttaatacaaaatataataaacaatctaatttttaaaaattttaatacaaaattaatatttaaaaattatattataataatattttattaattactatttaaaatatttgatttcatCTCATGTGTAATTAAACGAGACCTTACAGTTAGTTTCACGATTGTTTTATAacaatctgttttttttttttttttttcaatgtaaTGACGTACAATGATAGCAAAAGTTTCCCAAAAAAGCCCAAGCGTGTCACAGACAACAACATAGTCAACAACATGAGCAATTAGGAGAATCGTCTCTGGCGAGATTTCGGTCCACTCCAATGGGTTGAAAACACTGGAGGTCTAATTTTAGGATGCATGCAGTGCAGAGTCGCAGACTACCTATTGCGAGACGTCCCGAGATATGTGCTCCGAATACGTCGTGTTGCCGCTTTAAATAACAAACAACACATGAATTCTAGGGAGTAAACATTTTCGCATCACCTCTTCATGACACCGGAAACTAGTAATGCCTTCCGAGAATCCCCTCTCGAATGTACAGCATTCCTTCGATTTGTTACTAAGAATAGGTGGCAGCTTCCAGTTGGCCACAAACATCCTCGGTAAATGCCACAATTAGGACGCTACGCAGATGTAACAAGACATCCGACTTTTATCATTACAAAGAGTACAACGGAAAATGGACGACTTCAATGGAAAATGGAGAGCAATAGATTGATTCTTCAACTCCATTACAAAACCAATGAACACGGATACAACAGCAGCTGGGATGAGGTTTTACCTCGGCACCAGCCTTTATGCTACATCTACCTCATCTTTACAAAAATGTACTCAGAAAAGCAAAAATTGGTTGAACATATGAGATGGATACCATCATCGTCaaccctcctctctctctctctctctctctctacaatcTTTAAGCAGTGTTTATAACCATCCCAACCCTCTTCAGATATCTTCCTCACTGCTGCTCACTGATTCCAAGAAGCTTCGCCAACTGGGTCCTCTCAAAGGAAGCCAAAGAGAAGATGACAAGATAAAACACAAACCTACTCAGTCAGGAAAACATGATACGCCATTGTTATGATGCGGCAGTCAGACACATTAGGAGTCTCACACGATTGGAATTGGAATGTTGTCGTTGCCATTATGGTGCATTTGTTTTTGGACGGCCTTAACAGCTGCTACTCTAGCTGCATTGGCAGCTCTATTGGCAGATGCTACTGCCCTGTTGACCCTTTCATCCACCTTTGCCACATCATAGGCTTTCTCTGCCGCTCGTCGAGCTTCCTGATTGTAAATCAGAATAACAGAACTAATCAGAAAGAAACCCTTTACTAGTTTTTCAAATTGCTTAATTAACTGTCTACCGTTTGTTATTCTGTGTCCACCTCCTATATCTTTACAGTATTGAGGTAGGAAGTAAAGTACCTGCACTGCATTCAGCACTTTGGAATGATATACAGCGACAGGAGATACAGGAGAGGTGGTGTTCTGTGTACTTGGAATGTCAAGAACTCCATTTTGCCAGTGACCAGATTGTGTTTCACCATTTCTGAATGTGTACATTCCAAGCCCTTGCCTTCTACCCTCATGCCAGGCTCCCTCGTATCGATGTCCATTTGCGAAAGAATAGACCCCAAACCCATGCATCTTGTCAGCAAAATATTCTCCGGCATACGTGTCCCCAtttctaaataagataaaaatacatgtgTTGTGATCAAGTATaaaatcgagagagagagagagagagagagagagagagagagagagagagagagagagagagagagagagagagagagagattccgATTATTGAGAAAGAAACTTACATACATACAGATGATATGTGTAAAATCAATGTTGGCTCATATCGTCCATTTGGCAATGTTATCCatgtttttaatataaaaaatgtgataaatCAATCGCATGTGTGTTGTTCTAACATTACTGATGAATtatgataaagaaaattaacAGAAAAACTGTTCATACCGAATAGTAATATCATTGGTTCATCATTTTAGATGGGAGGGCTGCTTTATTAAtcataactttataatttagttaaaagtATGGCACGAAGCATACAAAACAAATAACGTCTTCCTAACTGTAGGTTACCGGGAAAATGAAATCAGGCATTTGAAGAAGAGATCATTCTGATCCTGTCATGCGTTAAAAAGCATAGGCTTTGAGCAATAAATACCTAATACTCGAGCACTAAAACAATAAGCTAAATTGCAGTGATAGATATATCAGTTTCATGTTATCTCTAATCTAGAAGGACCCAACAAAAACCATGCCGATAGTTCATCAACCTctaacaactttaaaaaaaaccaCTACAACTTAATATTGAATATCTTAACTTGAGCTCCAACTCTAAACAAGAATTAGCAACCAAGACCAATCACAAAAGCAAAGACCACCCTATTACCCAGAAATCATTATCAAATTTATCACCAGTTGGCAGAAATCTCCATTCTTCAATCATTAATTAAACCCCCTCCCccctaaacccaaaaaaaaaaaagtaattagaTCCCGGACCTGAAATGGTAGTGCCCAAGGCCGTGCTTGACGCCCCATTTGAACTCCCCGACATACCGGCTCCCATCCTCGCAGGTATGCACTCCGCACCCATGACTTTGTCCATTTGCCCATTCTCCGGAATAAACATCACCGGTATAAAACCGATACACCCCAAAGCCATTCCGAAGCCCCAGCCGATACTGCCCACGGTACCGACTCCCCCTGGCCCACGTCTCGACACCATAGCCGTCATACTTGCCATCTACCCAATCGCCCTCGTACCTCCCACTCATGTAATAGTAATACACCCCATTCCCCGAGCACTTTCCCTTGTGGAACTCACCCTCGTACACGTCCCCGTTGCGATAGACCTGGACCCAACACCCAGAATTCGGTCTCTTCTCGGGTTTGGGCCGCGAACCAATCGTCCAAAACACCGGCAGAGGCGGCCGGGAGATGGTAGAGCAGTGGGAGAGCTTGATCGGGAATGACCGCGCGAGGAATAGGCGTATGGAGGGGAGGCGAGGGAGCGCGAGGTTGAGCGAGAACAAGAGGGCCGCGGAGAAGGCAAAGGCGGAGAGGAAGTCGAGGATGAAGGTATGGCTTGGATGGGAGACCAAGAAGTAGAAGAACGGAAGGGAGAGCAAAAGGATCAGCCGCAGATGCACCCGCAGTCGCCGAAAGTGCTTCGCTTTGCGAAGAGTCCGATACAAAAAGGTCTTGACGGCAAGCGAGACGGAGAAAAATGAAGCGTTTTGGGGATTGAATTGCGGCGGGTGCGAGTGGAATTGGTAAATGGTAGGGGATTTGGAGAGGGAGGAATGGGTTTGGGTCAAAAGGGTCCGCTTGTAAGGggttgaagaagaggaagaagaaggagaaggagggGCAACAGGGGCATTCTGTAGTAGATGCTGGTGGGAGGGGgattgaagaggaagagaagaagaggagggaTGAAAAGATTGTTCTGGGTAAGGGGAAAGGTGGGAATTGTAAGATAATTTGTGGTGGAGTGAGGAAGGAGGAGGGAAAAGGAGAGGAGGGGTAGGGTTGAAATCGGAAGAGACGCCGCTGCTTTCTGTTCCGATCTGAACTTCGGATTTCTTCTGATGCATTACATATAAGAAAGAAAACACCTTTTCcctctccttctctcttttttttcttctattgttTTCTGATGAAATTTTCTCTCCTTGTGATTTCTGTGTTGGAATGAATTCAAATGGGCGTTGCGATATTTTTTATGGGAAATGTTTTGGGTGTTGGTGCTGTCGTTGTTCCTTCTCCGAGAGAGATGGAGAGCGGTGTGAGCGTGAAGTTTTTggcaatgagagagagagagagagaggaatttgAAAGCAATGGAAGAAATTGAAATGCAAGGGAAGACCGTAAAATACAGAGTGACCAATTCTCTCCTATGGAGTCACGTAAGGGATTGGGAAGGGGGAGGGAGGATCTGGGCTTCCCAAATTCACCTCATAAATCACGTTAACTACTGACATGCCATTTTTTTTagcttcaaaattttttttttttttttacttataattattaaataattttgaaatacaaGTTTTGATTcccatct includes:
- the LOC122292559 gene encoding uncharacterized protein LOC122292559; its protein translation is MHQKKSEVQIGTESSGVSSDFNPTPPLLFPPPSSLHHKLSYNSHLSPYPEQSFHPSSSSLPLQSPSHQHLLQNAPVAPPSPSSSSSSTPYKRTLLTQTHSSLSKSPTIYQFHSHPPQFNPQNASFFSVSLAVKTFLYRTLRKAKHFRRLRVHLRLILLLSLPFFYFLVSHPSHTFILDFLSAFAFSAALLFSLNLALPRLPSIRLFLARSFPIKLSHCSTISRPPLPVFWTIGSRPKPEKRPNSGCWVQVYRNGDVYEGEFHKGKCSGNGVYYYYMSGRYEGDWVDGKYDGYGVETWARGSRYRGQYRLGLRNGFGVYRFYTGDVYSGEWANGQSHGCGVHTCEDGSRYVGEFKWGVKHGLGHYHFRNGDTYAGEYFADKMHGFGVYSFANGHRYEGAWHEGRRQGLGMYTFRNGETQSGHWQNGVLDIPSTQNTTSPVSPVAVYHSKVLNAVQEARRAAEKAYDVAKVDERVNRAVASANRAANAARVAAVKAVQKQMHHNGNDNIPIPIV
- the LOC122290861 gene encoding 60S ribosomal protein L37a-1; the protein is MTKRTKKAGIVGKYGTRYGASLRKQIKKMEVSQHSKYFCEFCGKFAVKRKAVGIWGCKDCGKVKAGGAYTLNTASAVTVRSTIRRLREQTES